In one Microbacterium invictum genomic region, the following are encoded:
- the purN gene encoding phosphoribosylglycinamide formyltransferase has product MLTVAVLISGAGSNLRALLEAAADADFPARVIAVGADREADGFAHAETFGVPTLLVPWRGAADRDAWGAELDAQLRVWQPDLIVLSGLMRLLPAGFVEAWSPRIINTHPAYLPEFPGAHAVRDALAAGATETGASVILVDTGVDTGPILAQERVPIHPDDDEHRLHERIKPVERRLMIDVVRRIATGELDLAAAAAAATPASPTSAPA; this is encoded by the coding sequence GTGCTCACCGTCGCGGTCCTGATCTCGGGCGCGGGGTCCAATCTCCGGGCGCTCCTCGAGGCCGCAGCCGACGCCGACTTCCCGGCACGCGTCATCGCCGTCGGGGCCGACCGCGAGGCCGACGGGTTCGCCCACGCCGAGACGTTCGGCGTGCCGACCCTCCTCGTGCCGTGGCGCGGCGCGGCCGACCGCGATGCCTGGGGCGCGGAGCTCGACGCGCAGCTGCGGGTCTGGCAGCCCGATCTCATCGTCCTGAGCGGCCTGATGCGGCTGCTCCCCGCCGGGTTCGTCGAGGCCTGGAGCCCGCGCATCATCAACACCCACCCCGCCTACCTCCCCGAGTTCCCCGGCGCGCACGCCGTGCGCGACGCGCTCGCCGCCGGGGCGACCGAGACCGGCGCCAGCGTCATCCTCGTCGACACCGGCGTCGACACCGGACCGATCCTCGCCCAGGAACGCGTGCCGATCCATCCGGATGACGACGAGCACCGCCTGCACGAACGCATCAAGCCCGTCGAGAGACGCCTCATGATCGACGTGGTCCGCCGGATCGCGACGGGCGAGCTCGACCTCGCGGCTGCCGCCGCAGCCGCGACGCCCGCGTCACCGACATCCGCTCCCGCCTGA
- a CDS encoding extracellular solute-binding protein, with protein sequence MRRRIIPVAGAAAAILALSACSGGSGGGAGGMDSRGDITIWYSNNEAEIAWAEQMVESWNAENPDEQITAQEIPAGSSSEEVISAAITAGNAPCLIFNTSPAAVPEFQRQGGLVDLTDFEDGEDYITERSGDLAEQYRSEDGGFYQMPWKSNPVMIFYNKALFAEAGLDPENPSLSTYDEFLETSRTLSEAGVAEYAINPAPTSEFFQSWFDFYPLYAAETGGTQLVEDGAATFDSPEGEAVADFWRTLYAEGLAGQEQYQGDAFADGYSAMAIVGPWAISVYGDTVDWGSVPVPTSGGTAPEETWTFSDAKNVGLFTACENKGTAWDVLKFATSEEQDGLWLEATGQMPLRQDLTGTYPDYFAANPAYEQFGDQASRTVEVPNVPNSVEIWQTFRDGYSESVIFGEGEIPTFLSDTATEVDGLAAGD encoded by the coding sequence ATGCGACGACGCATCATTCCCGTGGCGGGAGCCGCCGCGGCCATCCTCGCTCTCAGCGCCTGCAGCGGAGGCAGCGGCGGCGGCGCCGGCGGCATGGACAGCCGCGGCGACATCACCATCTGGTACTCCAACAACGAGGCCGAGATCGCCTGGGCCGAGCAGATGGTCGAGTCCTGGAACGCCGAGAACCCCGACGAGCAGATCACCGCGCAGGAGATCCCCGCCGGGTCCTCCAGCGAGGAGGTCATCAGCGCGGCGATCACCGCGGGCAACGCCCCGTGCCTCATCTTCAACACCTCGCCCGCGGCGGTGCCGGAGTTCCAGCGCCAGGGGGGCCTGGTCGACCTCACCGACTTCGAGGACGGCGAGGACTACATCACCGAGCGCTCGGGCGACCTCGCCGAGCAGTACCGCTCGGAGGACGGCGGCTTCTACCAGATGCCCTGGAAGAGCAACCCCGTGATGATCTTCTACAACAAGGCGCTGTTCGCCGAGGCGGGCCTGGACCCCGAGAACCCGTCGCTGTCGACCTACGACGAGTTCCTCGAGACCTCGCGCACCCTCAGCGAGGCGGGCGTGGCCGAGTACGCCATCAACCCCGCCCCCACGAGCGAGTTCTTCCAGTCGTGGTTCGACTTCTATCCGCTCTACGCCGCCGAGACCGGTGGCACGCAGCTGGTCGAGGACGGCGCCGCGACCTTCGACAGCCCCGAGGGCGAAGCGGTCGCCGACTTCTGGCGCACCCTCTATGCCGAGGGCCTCGCCGGTCAGGAGCAGTACCAGGGCGACGCGTTCGCCGACGGCTACTCGGCCATGGCGATCGTCGGCCCGTGGGCGATCTCGGTCTACGGCGACACGGTGGACTGGGGCTCGGTGCCCGTCCCGACCTCCGGAGGCACCGCCCCCGAGGAGACCTGGACCTTCAGCGACGCTAAGAACGTGGGGCTGTTCACCGCGTGCGAGAACAAGGGCACCGCGTGGGACGTGCTGAAGTTCGCCACCAGTGAGGAGCAGGACGGACTCTGGCTCGAGGCGACCGGACAGATGCCGCTGCGTCAGGACCTCACCGGCACCTACCCCGACTACTTCGCCGCGAACCCCGCCTACGAGCAGTTCGGCGACCAGGCATCCCGCACCGTCGAGGTGCCGAACGTGCCGAACTCGGTCGAGATCTGGCAGACGTTCCGCGACGGCTACTCCGAGTCGGTCATCTTCGGCGAGGGCGAGATCCCCACGTTCCTCTCCGACACCGCGACCGAGGTCGACGGCCTGGCGGCGGGAGACTGA
- a CDS encoding LacI family DNA-binding transcriptional regulator — protein sequence MTQHGHPTIADVARRAGVSKGLVSFALNGRSGVAPDTRERILSAAAELGWSPSLRARSLSVGRAFACGLVIGRSPDVIAADPFFPSFIAGVEDEFSVSGQVLVLAAATPGRQEAETYRGLAADKRVDGVILSDLRTGDERIALIGELGLAAVTLGVPDVDSPFTSISVDDGAGIRLAVDHLADLGHTDIAHAAGPFSMLHGRHREAAFEEAAAARRIRSRVVETDFSAADGARATEQLLDAATPPTAIVYSNDNMAIAGLGVAQRRGLDVPRDLSITGFDDTEIGRHLHPAITSVSTDARGWGAAAARALLEAIAGAPPDAIDLPDPRLVVRASTGAPRA from the coding sequence ATGACGCAGCACGGCCACCCCACGATCGCCGACGTCGCGCGCCGTGCGGGTGTCAGCAAGGGCCTCGTCTCGTTCGCGCTCAACGGCCGCTCCGGCGTCGCCCCCGACACGCGCGAGCGCATCCTCTCCGCTGCGGCGGAGCTCGGCTGGAGCCCCAGCCTCCGCGCCCGGTCGCTGAGCGTCGGCCGCGCCTTCGCGTGCGGCCTCGTCATCGGCCGCAGCCCCGACGTCATCGCCGCCGACCCGTTCTTCCCGTCGTTCATCGCCGGTGTCGAGGACGAGTTCTCGGTGTCGGGACAGGTGCTGGTGCTCGCTGCCGCGACCCCCGGTCGACAGGAGGCCGAGACCTACCGGGGCCTGGCGGCCGACAAGCGCGTGGACGGCGTCATCCTCTCCGACCTCCGCACGGGCGACGAGCGCATCGCGCTCATCGGCGAACTGGGCCTCGCCGCCGTGACCCTCGGCGTCCCCGACGTCGACAGCCCTTTCACCTCGATCTCCGTCGACGACGGGGCGGGCATCCGCCTGGCCGTCGACCACCTCGCCGACCTCGGGCACACCGACATCGCCCACGCGGCCGGTCCCTTCTCGATGCTCCACGGCCGGCATCGCGAGGCGGCGTTCGAAGAGGCGGCGGCGGCCCGCCGCATCCGTTCCCGCGTCGTCGAGACCGACTTCAGCGCCGCCGACGGCGCCCGCGCGACCGAACAGCTGCTGGATGCCGCGACACCGCCGACAGCGATCGTGTACTCCAACGACAACATGGCCATCGCCGGTCTCGGGGTCGCCCAGCGGCGCGGCCTCGACGTCCCGCGCGACCTGTCGATCACCGGTTTCGACGACACCGAGATCGGCCGTCACCTCCACCCCGCCATCACGAGCGTCTCCACCGACGCCCGCGGCTGGGGTGCTGCGGCGGCCCGAGCCCTGCTCGAGGCCATCGCCGGCGCCCCGCCGGACGCGATCGACCTTCCCGATCCCCGGCTCGTGGTTCGCGCCTCCACCGGCGCGCCCCGCGCCTGA
- the purH gene encoding bifunctional phosphoribosylaminoimidazolecarboxamide formyltransferase/IMP cyclohydrolase, with product MAGPSHDPSLYRDRDVVPIRRALVSVSDKTDLLPLAEALVGAGVEIVSTGSTAATIRDAGFPVTDVSAVTGFPESLDGRVKTLHPAVHAGLLADLRLEDHERQLAELGIAAFELVVVNLYPFVQTVASGAEGDAVVEQIDIGGPAMVRASAKNHANVAIVVSPESYPAIIEAVRGGGTTLTQRRELAARAFAHTASYDTAVAAWFSEGTLAEEDLPAHLTIKAERLATLRYGENAHQRAAIYTRVGGHGIAQATQLQGKEMSYNNYVDADAALRAAFDMVKPAVAIIKHANPCGIAVTAPNALDPIASAHLRAHECDPVSAFGGVIAANRTVTLKMAENLRDIFTEVIVAPDFEPEALEVFRLKKNLRILQLPADWRQERMDVRLVSGGLLLQDADRFPDDIESVATDWQLVSGERPAEEEMTNLIFAWKACRAVKSNAIVLAKNSATVGIGMGQVNRVDSCRLAVERAGERVTGSVAASDAFFPFADGPRVLLDAGVSAIVQPGGSVRDDEVIAAAREAGVTMFFTGERHFFH from the coding sequence ATGGCCGGCCCGAGTCACGACCCCTCCCTGTACCGCGACCGTGATGTCGTGCCGATCCGCCGCGCGCTGGTGTCGGTGAGCGACAAGACCGATCTGCTGCCGCTCGCCGAGGCCCTCGTCGGTGCGGGGGTCGAGATCGTGTCGACCGGATCGACGGCCGCGACGATCCGCGACGCCGGGTTCCCGGTGACGGACGTGTCGGCGGTCACGGGCTTCCCCGAGTCGCTCGACGGCCGCGTGAAGACCCTTCACCCGGCGGTGCACGCCGGGCTGCTGGCGGACCTCCGCCTCGAAGACCATGAGCGCCAGCTCGCCGAGCTCGGCATTGCCGCGTTCGAGCTCGTCGTGGTGAACCTGTACCCCTTCGTCCAGACCGTTGCCTCCGGCGCCGAGGGCGACGCGGTCGTCGAGCAGATCGACATCGGCGGCCCCGCGATGGTGCGCGCGTCGGCGAAGAACCACGCCAACGTCGCGATCGTCGTGTCGCCCGAGTCGTACCCCGCGATCATCGAGGCCGTCCGCGGCGGTGGGACGACCCTGACGCAGCGGCGCGAGCTCGCCGCACGGGCGTTCGCGCACACCGCCTCGTACGACACCGCGGTGGCGGCGTGGTTCTCCGAGGGGACGCTCGCCGAGGAAGACCTGCCGGCGCACCTGACGATCAAGGCCGAACGTCTCGCGACGCTGCGCTACGGCGAGAACGCGCACCAGCGCGCGGCGATCTACACCCGCGTGGGCGGACACGGGATCGCCCAGGCCACGCAGCTGCAGGGCAAGGAGATGTCGTACAACAACTACGTCGACGCCGATGCGGCGCTGCGCGCGGCGTTCGACATGGTCAAGCCGGCAGTGGCGATCATCAAGCACGCCAACCCGTGCGGGATCGCCGTGACCGCGCCGAACGCGCTCGACCCGATCGCCTCGGCCCACCTCCGCGCCCACGAGTGCGACCCGGTGTCGGCCTTCGGCGGCGTGATCGCGGCCAACCGCACGGTGACGCTGAAGATGGCCGAGAACCTGCGCGACATCTTCACCGAGGTCATCGTCGCACCGGACTTCGAGCCGGAGGCGCTGGAGGTGTTCCGGCTCAAGAAGAACCTGCGCATCCTGCAGCTTCCCGCCGACTGGCGGCAGGAGCGGATGGACGTGCGCCTGGTGTCGGGCGGCCTGCTGCTGCAGGACGCCGACCGGTTCCCCGACGACATCGAGTCGGTCGCGACGGACTGGCAGCTGGTGTCGGGAGAGCGCCCGGCGGAAGAGGAGATGACGAACCTCATCTTCGCCTGGAAGGCATGCCGCGCGGTGAAGTCGAACGCCATCGTGCTGGCGAAGAACTCTGCCACCGTCGGCATCGGCATGGGACAGGTCAACCGGGTCGACTCCTGCCGCCTCGCCGTCGAACGGGCGGGCGAGCGCGTAACCGGCTCGGTCGCGGCATCCGATGCGTTCTTCCCCTTCGCCGACGGGCCGCGGGTGCTCCTCGACGCCGGCGTCTCGGCGATCGTGCAGCCGGGCGGGTCAGTGCGCGACGACGAGGTCATCGCCGCGGCCCGCGAGGCCGGCGTAACGATGTTCTTCACCGGGGAGCGTCACTTCTTCCACTGA
- a CDS encoding nitroreductase family deazaflavin-dependent oxidoreductase, protein MPLTGEYIPSTSQWAREQAERYEASGGTEANLLRGVPIIVLTTVGAKSGGLRKTALMRVEHEGRYAVVASKGGAPEEPAWAANMRAHPHVELQDGAVTRDYLARELSGDEYAEWWNRSAEVWPDYNEYQKKTDRTIALFVLEPFDPASE, encoded by the coding sequence ATGCCGCTGACAGGCGAGTACATCCCCAGCACGTCGCAGTGGGCGCGCGAGCAGGCTGAGCGCTACGAGGCGTCGGGCGGCACCGAGGCGAACCTCCTGCGGGGCGTGCCGATCATCGTGCTGACCACGGTCGGTGCGAAGAGCGGGGGCCTGCGCAAGACGGCGCTCATGCGCGTCGAGCACGAGGGCCGCTATGCGGTGGTGGCTTCGAAGGGCGGCGCGCCCGAAGAGCCCGCCTGGGCGGCGAACATGCGCGCGCACCCGCACGTCGAGCTGCAGGACGGTGCGGTCACGCGCGACTACCTGGCGCGCGAGCTCTCGGGCGACGAGTACGCCGAGTGGTGGAACCGTTCGGCCGAGGTGTGGCCGGACTACAACGAGTACCAGAAGAAGACCGATCGCACGATCGCGCTCTTCGTGCTCGAGCCCTTCGACCCCGCCTCGGAGTAA
- a CDS encoding NAD(P)/FAD-dependent oxidoreductase, with amino-acid sequence MEIIREYDVVVIGAGAVGENVADRAVQGGMKTVIVEAELVGGECSYWACMPSKALLRSAAALRAAQAVGGAKQAVTGDLDVSAVLRRRDGITHEWNDDSQVQWLQKARIDLVRGHARFDGEKRVVVTDDEGIDTILVARHAVAVCTGSAALLPDIPGLRDIEPWTSRDATAVQHPPASLTVLGGGVVGAEMATAYAGFGTTVTLVARSGLLGGTEPFAGEMVEESLRGLGVDVRTNVDITRARAADDGLAVLELSDGSEVAAERVLVATGRVPRTTDLGLESIGLESGRWLDVDDTMLVRGTDWLYAVGDVNHRALLTHQGKYQARAAGDVIAARAKGAPVDDAPWGVHVATADHAAVPQVTFTDPEVASVGLTAAAAEKAGLPVRVIDYDLSWVAGASTVSDDYVGRARAIIDTDREVLVGATFVGPDVAELLHSATIAVVGEVPLSRLWHAVPSYPTVSEVWLRFLEEYGRPTTG; translated from the coding sequence ATGGAAATCATCCGTGAGTACGACGTCGTCGTCATCGGCGCCGGAGCGGTCGGCGAGAACGTGGCCGACCGAGCGGTTCAGGGGGGCATGAAGACCGTCATCGTCGAGGCCGAGCTCGTCGGCGGCGAGTGCTCGTACTGGGCGTGTATGCCGTCGAAGGCGCTGCTGCGGAGCGCGGCGGCGCTCCGAGCAGCCCAGGCGGTGGGTGGCGCGAAGCAGGCTGTGACGGGAGACCTCGACGTCTCCGCGGTGCTCCGCCGCCGCGACGGCATCACCCACGAGTGGAACGACGACTCGCAGGTGCAATGGCTCCAGAAGGCGAGGATCGACCTCGTGCGCGGACACGCACGTTTCGATGGCGAGAAGCGCGTCGTCGTCACCGACGACGAGGGCATCGACACGATCCTCGTCGCCCGGCACGCCGTGGCCGTCTGCACGGGAAGCGCGGCGCTCCTCCCCGACATCCCGGGTCTTCGCGACATCGAGCCGTGGACGAGTCGCGATGCGACCGCGGTCCAGCATCCTCCCGCATCCCTGACCGTCCTCGGCGGTGGAGTCGTGGGCGCCGAGATGGCGACCGCGTACGCCGGTTTCGGCACGACGGTCACCCTCGTGGCCCGCTCGGGGCTCCTCGGGGGCACCGAGCCCTTCGCGGGAGAGATGGTCGAGGAGTCGCTTCGGGGGCTCGGGGTCGACGTGCGGACGAACGTCGACATCACCCGCGCCCGTGCCGCCGACGACGGTCTCGCCGTGCTGGAGCTGTCCGACGGCTCGGAGGTCGCCGCTGAGCGCGTGCTCGTCGCCACCGGCCGCGTGCCGCGCACCACCGACCTCGGCCTCGAGAGCATCGGCCTGGAGTCGGGGAGGTGGCTCGACGTCGACGACACGATGCTCGTGCGCGGCACCGACTGGCTCTACGCCGTCGGAGACGTCAACCATCGCGCTCTTCTCACCCACCAGGGGAAGTACCAGGCGCGCGCCGCGGGCGACGTCATCGCCGCCCGCGCGAAGGGTGCGCCGGTCGACGACGCGCCGTGGGGCGTGCACGTCGCGACGGCCGATCACGCGGCGGTGCCGCAGGTCACCTTCACCGATCCCGAGGTCGCCTCGGTCGGGCTCACCGCCGCGGCGGCCGAGAAGGCGGGGCTGCCGGTGCGGGTCATCGACTACGACCTGTCGTGGGTGGCGGGCGCGTCGACCGTGTCGGACGACTACGTCGGCCGCGCCCGGGCGATCATCGACACCGACCGCGAGGTGCTCGTGGGCGCGACGTTCGTGGGGCCCGATGTCGCCGAGCTGCTCCACTCCGCCACCATCGCCGTCGTCGGCGAAGTGCCGCTGTCCCGCCTGTGGCATGCGGTGCCGTCGTATCCGACGGTCAGCGAGGTGTGGCTCCGATTCCTCGAGGAGTACGGCCGCCCGACGACCGGCTGA
- the sucD gene encoding succinate--CoA ligase subunit alpha, whose protein sequence is MSIFLTKDSKVIVQGITGGEGTKHTALMLKAGTNVVGGVNARKAGTTVLHKDKDGADIELPVFGTVAEAIEKTGADVSIAFVPAAFTKAAMIEAIDAEIPLLVVITEGVPVGDSAEAWAYATSKGNTTRIIGPNCPGIITPDEALVGITPANITGKGPIGLVSKSGTLTYQMMFELRDIGFSTAIGIGGDPIIGTTHIDALAAFEADPETKAIVMIGEIGGDAEERAADFIKANVTKPVVGYVAGFTAPEGKTMGHAGAIVSGSAGTAQAKKEALEAAGVKVGKTPSETAALMREIVEGL, encoded by the coding sequence ATGTCGATCTTCCTCACCAAGGACTCCAAGGTCATCGTCCAGGGCATCACCGGCGGCGAGGGCACCAAGCACACCGCCCTCATGCTGAAGGCGGGCACGAACGTCGTCGGCGGCGTCAACGCCCGCAAGGCCGGCACCACCGTGCTGCACAAGGACAAGGACGGCGCCGACATCGAGCTCCCCGTCTTCGGAACGGTGGCCGAGGCCATCGAGAAGACCGGGGCCGACGTCTCGATCGCCTTCGTCCCGGCCGCCTTCACCAAGGCCGCGATGATCGAGGCCATCGACGCCGAGATCCCGCTGCTCGTCGTCATCACCGAGGGCGTGCCGGTCGGCGACTCCGCCGAGGCCTGGGCCTACGCCACCTCGAAGGGCAACACGACCCGCATCATCGGACCGAACTGCCCCGGCATCATCACCCCCGATGAGGCGCTCGTCGGCATCACCCCCGCCAACATCACCGGTAAGGGCCCCATCGGCCTGGTGTCGAAGTCGGGCACCCTGACCTACCAGATGATGTTCGAGCTGCGCGACATCGGCTTCTCCACGGCCATCGGCATTGGCGGCGACCCGATCATCGGCACCACGCACATCGACGCCCTCGCCGCATTCGAGGCCGACCCCGAGACGAAGGCCATCGTCATGATCGGCGAGATCGGGGGCGACGCCGAGGAGCGCGCGGCCGACTTCATCAAGGCGAACGTCACCAAGCCGGTCGTCGGCTACGTCGCCGGCTTCACCGCGCCCGAGGGCAAGACGATGGGTCACGCCGGTGCGATCGTGTCGGGTTCGGCCGGCACCGCCCAGGCCAAGAAGGAAGCCCTCGAAGCCGCCGGGGTGAAGGTCGGGAAGACCCCGTCCGAGACCGCGGCGCTCATGCGCGAGATCGTCGAGGGGCTCTGA
- a CDS encoding polysaccharide deacetylase family protein, translated as MTGPGSHRDSRGRRDEKHRRAALPLALAGVLLLAACAPATDASWQPAAFPAARVAVAAFPAALDPATVPSLRGLRIRNDAVGLQARVALLPGQSPVNDRMIGAVRDAIGGREAATGVGYAPEVQPRGAGLGDRSCVADSTRLPAAALLADPRLGPAGGTGTAVACDIVTAAGPYLGVRMRTVTGDAAAITADTSATLYTDLRTGETVSAEALWTAEAGPALWGDIVEALRRDAGALSLAPVQPPDEAGLAVIGSALTRSVPQAGTIVIEIPAGFSPPELQALGIVATTEPLAVAVPLEVATPFLTPFGAGLVGAVASALPFEAPAAVPAGLETIDCELVPCVALTYDDGPSGFTPAILDELRARGAAATFYVMGEKARGYADTLRRMRDEGHEIANHSWNHPSLPSLTDEQVAAQLRDTSAAIQNVVGERPKSFRPPYGEYNQNVLRIAGLPAILWDVDTFDYQRPGVDTLLARAVDAPRPGSIVLMHDIHPGTAEAAAAMYDGLLDRGFSLVTVTQIFEGDLPASGAWTSGR; from the coding sequence GTGACGGGCCCGGGATCCCACCGCGACAGCCGCGGGCGCCGCGATGAGAAGCACCGCCGCGCCGCGCTGCCCCTCGCCCTCGCGGGCGTGCTCCTTCTCGCCGCGTGCGCACCGGCGACGGATGCCTCGTGGCAGCCCGCAGCCTTCCCCGCCGCCAGGGTGGCGGTCGCGGCGTTCCCCGCGGCGCTCGATCCGGCGACCGTTCCGTCACTGCGCGGCCTGCGGATCCGCAACGATGCCGTGGGCCTCCAGGCCCGGGTCGCGCTTCTTCCCGGGCAGTCGCCGGTGAACGACAGGATGATCGGCGCGGTGCGGGACGCGATCGGGGGTCGCGAAGCGGCCACGGGGGTCGGCTACGCACCGGAGGTCCAGCCCCGCGGTGCAGGACTGGGCGACCGGTCGTGCGTCGCGGACTCCACCCGGCTTCCGGCCGCCGCGCTGCTCGCGGACCCGCGCCTGGGTCCTGCCGGCGGGACGGGCACTGCCGTCGCATGCGACATCGTCACCGCCGCCGGTCCGTACCTCGGTGTGCGGATGCGCACGGTCACGGGCGACGCCGCCGCGATCACCGCCGACACCTCGGCCACGCTCTACACCGACCTCCGCACCGGCGAGACCGTGTCCGCCGAGGCCCTGTGGACGGCCGAGGCAGGACCCGCCCTGTGGGGGGACATCGTCGAGGCGCTCCGGCGCGACGCGGGAGCCCTGAGCCTCGCCCCGGTCCAGCCGCCCGACGAGGCGGGCCTCGCCGTCATCGGCTCCGCCCTGACAAGGTCGGTCCCTCAGGCGGGAACGATCGTCATCGAGATCCCGGCGGGATTCAGCCCGCCCGAGCTGCAGGCACTCGGCATCGTCGCGACGACCGAGCCGCTCGCGGTCGCCGTGCCGCTCGAGGTCGCGACGCCGTTCCTCACGCCGTTCGGGGCGGGCCTCGTCGGCGCCGTGGCATCCGCTCTTCCCTTCGAAGCGCCCGCCGCCGTCCCCGCCGGGCTCGAGACGATCGACTGCGAACTCGTCCCGTGCGTCGCGCTGACCTACGACGACGGCCCGTCGGGATTCACTCCCGCGATCCTCGACGAGCTCCGCGCCCGGGGCGCCGCGGCAACCTTCTACGTGATGGGTGAGAAGGCCCGCGGCTACGCCGACACCCTTCGTCGCATGCGCGACGAAGGGCACGAGATCGCCAATCACTCGTGGAATCACCCCAGCCTCCCCTCGCTCACCGACGAGCAGGTCGCCGCACAGTTGCGCGACACCAGCGCCGCGATTCAGAACGTCGTGGGGGAGCGGCCCAAGAGCTTCCGCCCCCCGTACGGCGAGTACAACCAGAACGTCCTCCGCATCGCAGGGCTCCCCGCGATCCTGTGGGATGTCGACACGTTCGACTATCAGCGACCGGGCGTCGACACCCTCCTCGCCCGGGCGGTCGACGCCCCGCGGCCGGGTTCGATCGTGCTGATGCACGACATCCACCCCGGCACCGCGGAGGCGGCGGCGGCGATGTACGACGGCCTGCTCGACCGCGGGTTCTCGCTCGTGACGGTGACGCAGATCTTCGAGGGCGATCTGCCGGCGTCGGGGGCGTGGACTTCGGGGCGCTGA
- a CDS encoding DUF6350 family protein — protein sequence MQRFVVALLAAVDAAIAAAVGLALILAPATLLWVFGFGAAADWSALWPATASVWQLGHLVPLEVTLPPIYLTAAGIDEAAASFSLSLAPLALAALTAGLAARTGVRASRSEAWESGLIGGIVVFTALAAGVALTGANALAEAPLGLAIALPALVFAVPAALAAVVTEWREADVGLIARARDALERRVGESGPAAVTETARGTAIVVTGFVGAGAALLTVALVARGPQVVALSQASNADLLGASIIALGELAYLPTLIVWAASFLAGPGFAVGSATTVAPAGTQVGVLPPVPVLGVIPESTTSWLLLLALVPVALGALAGWMVRTHLVADHPRVISDGWGLRAVIAGAVAVVSGGAAALLALLASGTIGPGALAEVGPAPAAVGLAVGAEVLVGAAILLALPSARASSSEGGRGRAGEPSTHAVPGTPDAAADRSPDDHRPGREPSATLDDTGARGDAAARDDTRARHDTGAGTGAGDIAEAPDPDQTDTQPLFPHPRRGGGSPLD from the coding sequence ATGCAACGCTTCGTGGTCGCCCTTCTCGCCGCCGTCGACGCCGCAATCGCGGCGGCGGTCGGCCTTGCGCTGATCCTGGCGCCGGCGACCCTGCTGTGGGTCTTCGGCTTCGGCGCGGCCGCCGACTGGTCCGCGCTCTGGCCCGCGACCGCCTCGGTGTGGCAGCTCGGTCACCTCGTGCCGCTGGAGGTCACCCTCCCGCCGATCTACCTCACCGCCGCCGGGATCGACGAGGCCGCGGCATCCTTCTCCCTCTCGCTGGCACCCCTCGCCCTCGCTGCGCTCACCGCCGGGCTCGCCGCACGGACAGGTGTCCGCGCGTCGCGGTCGGAGGCCTGGGAGAGCGGGCTCATCGGGGGCATCGTCGTCTTCACCGCCCTTGCCGCCGGAGTCGCGCTCACCGGGGCCAACGCGCTGGCCGAAGCGCCCCTCGGGCTCGCGATCGCGCTCCCCGCGCTGGTCTTCGCCGTCCCCGCTGCGCTCGCCGCGGTCGTCACCGAGTGGCGCGAGGCCGATGTCGGGCTCATCGCTCGTGCCCGCGACGCCCTCGAGCGCCGGGTCGGCGAATCGGGACCGGCCGCGGTCACCGAGACCGCCCGCGGTACGGCGATCGTTGTCACCGGGTTCGTGGGCGCGGGAGCGGCACTGCTCACCGTCGCGCTGGTCGCGCGCGGCCCGCAGGTGGTCGCGCTGTCGCAGGCGAGCAACGCCGATCTGCTCGGGGCGAGCATCATCGCGCTGGGTGAACTGGCCTACCTGCCGACGCTCATCGTGTGGGCGGCCTCGTTCCTCGCCGGGCCCGGCTTCGCCGTCGGCTCAGCCACCACCGTCGCCCCGGCGGGCACACAGGTGGGGGTCCTCCCGCCGGTGCCGGTGCTGGGGGTCATCCCGGAATCCACCACGTCGTGGCTCCTCCTTCTCGCGCTCGTGCCCGTGGCGCTCGGTGCCCTCGCCGGATGGATGGTGCGCACGCACCTCGTCGCCGACCATCCGCGGGTGATCTCCGACGGGTGGGGTCTGCGGGCGGTCATCGCCGGCGCGGTCGCCGTCGTGTCGGGCGGAGCGGCGGCCCTGCTCGCCCTGCTCGCGAGCGGCACTATCGGACCCGGAGCGCTCGCAGAGGTGGGCCCGGCCCCCGCTGCGGTCGGTCTCGCCGTTGGGGCCGAGGTCCTCGTGGGGGCGGCGATCCTGCTCGCGCTCCCCTCGGCGCGGGCGAGCTCGAGCGAAGGGGGGCGGGGGCGCGCGGGGGAGCCGTCGACGCACGCCGTCCCCGGGACACCGGATGCCGCGGCGGACAGGTCGCCCGACGATCACCGGCCCGGCCGCGAACCATCCGCCACCCTCGACGACACGGGCGCACGCGGCGACGCCGCCGCGCGCGACGACACCCGCGCTCGCCATGACACAGGCGCCGGCACGGGCGCCGGCGATATCGCCGAAGCCCCCGACCCCGATCAGACCGACACCCAGCCGCTGTTCCCCCACCCCCGGCGCGGCGGAGGGTCGCCGCTAGACTAG